The segment AAGCTTCATCGATGGTTCTCGGATGACGTATCGTTAAACTGGTTCGGCCCATCGGAACGGGCGAGCTTCCAATTACATCATGGACAAGACACGCGCAGGCATCCAGTCGGTCGAGGTGGGCTTTGCCCTGGTCGACGCGCTGGCCCGCGCCAGTGGCCCGCTGATGCTGCGCGACCTGGCCGCCGCCGCCGGCATGAGCGCGGCCAAGGCGCACCGTTACCTGGTGAGCTTCCAGCGCCTGGGCCTGGTGAGCCAGGACACGGCCAGCGCGCGCTACGACCTGGGCCCGGCCGCGCTGCGCATGGGCCTGGCCGCCATCACGCGGCTGGACGCCGTGAAGCTGGCGCGCGAACGCCTGCCGGCGCTGATGCAGCACATCGGCCACACCCTGGCCATCGCCGTCTGGGGCAACCACGGCCCGACCATCGTGCACTGGGAAGAGTCACCGCAGTCGGTCACCGTGAACCTGCGCCTGGGTGACGTCATGCCCCTGCTGTCTTCGGCCACGGGGCGCTGTTTTGCGGCCCACGTCTCGCGCGAGGCCATCGCCCCGCTGCTGCGCACCGAACTCGCGCGCGCACGGCAGCTGGGCCGCACCGACCTGCCACGCAAGCAGGCCGAACTGAGCCAGCTGCTCAAGGACGTGCGTGCGCATGGCATGGCGCGGGTGGTCGACACCCTGCTGCCGGGCATCGCCGGTTTCTGCGCGCCGGTGTTCGACTTCGACGGCCACATGGTGCTGGGCATCGTGGCCATGGGCTCGGTGGCCACGGTCGACACCGCCTGGAACGGCGCGGTGGCCACGGCCCTGGGCCAGGCGGCCCGCCAGCTCTCGCACGAACTGGGCCATACGGGATGACCCTGCAGGACAGAAACTGGCCACCGCCCCATCCCTGGCGCCGGCTGCTGCTGAGCGCCCTGCTGGCGGCCGCCCTGCACCTGCTCCTGCTCTGGCTCTTCGGGCCACGGCCCGGGGCTCATGTCTCGACCATCGTGCGCCCCATCCTCTACACCATGGCACCGGCCCAGCCGCCTGCCGCCACGCCGCCCCCCAGCGCCGCGCAGGCCCCCGTGCGTCGCGCCCCACACCGCCACCGCCCATGCCGGTCCCGGAGAGCCCGCCGCCGGACACCACGCCTGAGCCGGTCGCCGAAATCACCCCCCCGGAGCCGCCACTGCCCGAGCCTGCGTCCGAGCTGGAAAGCGCAAGCCCGGCAGAGGCGAGCGCCCTGCCCCTGCCGCCCGCAGCGCTGGTCGCCATCCCCGGCTCGCAAAGGCTCAGCTACACCATCTCGGGCGAAGTACGCAACATGCGCTACCACGCCAGCGGTGAACTGCTCTGGGCCCATGATGGCGACGACTATGAAGCCCGCATGGAAGTCGGCGCCTTTCTGCTGGGGTCGAGGGTACAGAGCAGCCGTGGACGCATCACGCCGGACGGACTGCAGGCACAACGCTTTGAAGACAAGTCACGCCAGGAACGCGTGGTCGAGTTTGACCATGAGCAGGCCCAGGCCCGCTTCAGCGATGGCTCTCCCTCCACCCCGCTGCTCAAGGGGGCGCAGGACCAGCTCAGCGTCTTCGTGCAGCTGGCCAGCCAGCTGGCAGCGAACCCCGCGAACTACCCGCGCGGCACCGAGCTGGCGCTGCAGACCGTGGGCACCAAGGGGGCGGACACCTGGCACTTCGTGGTCAACGGCGAGGAAACGCTGAACCTGCCCGGCGGCGAGCAGGCCACGCTCAGGCTCACGCGCCTGCTGCGCCACCC is part of the Rhodoferax sp. BAB1 genome and harbors:
- a CDS encoding DUF3108 domain-containing protein, with product MPVPESPPPDTTPEPVAEITPPEPPLPEPASELESASPAEASALPLPPAALVAIPGSQRLSYTISGEVRNMRYHASGELLWAHDGDDYEARMEVGAFLLGSRVQSSRGRITPDGLQAQRFEDKSRQERVVEFDHEQAQARFSDGSPSTPLLKGAQDQLSVFVQLASQLAANPANYPRGTELALQTVGTKGADTWHFVVNGEETLNLPGGEQATLRLTRLLRHPDDLNVELWLAPGLGWLPARIRLTQPNGDYIDQQWRGSQKP
- a CDS encoding IclR family transcriptional regulator; the encoded protein is MDKTRAGIQSVEVGFALVDALARASGPLMLRDLAAAAGMSAAKAHRYLVSFQRLGLVSQDTASARYDLGPAALRMGLAAITRLDAVKLARERLPALMQHIGHTLAIAVWGNHGPTIVHWEESPQSVTVNLRLGDVMPLLSSATGRCFAAHVSREAIAPLLRTELARARQLGRTDLPRKQAELSQLLKDVRAHGMARVVDTLLPGIAGFCAPVFDFDGHMVLGIVAMGSVATVDTAWNGAVATALGQAARQLSHELGHTG